A single region of the Acidobacteriota bacterium genome encodes:
- a CDS encoding TonB-dependent receptor, translating into MASSFPRKQWFPEWLCLRAAGVLAIPILATVMATGSVAGQCLEVRVLDQSAAAIAGASVLIGDQEQTTDESGTVEFCDLGPAPHAVVIVAPNFQVLEDLVDKSEGRVSFTLEVLLETELIVVGTRAEARSSTESMVPVDVIGGTDFTNQGATDVTDLMRTLTPSFNVNTQPISDAATIVRPANLRNMAPDHTLILVNGKRRHRAAVIAWLGNGIADGAQGPDLSTIPAIALRQVEVLRDGAAAQYGSDAIAGVINFELKNARSGGSMEFRTGQYFDENDGDAGSCGAIGRSCNGIGGRGRNFAFAGNVGLPLGPEGFLNVSVEYGGTNPTNRAINDSGTAAVINGGNTNVRTTSRVWGVPLVEDDLKLFANFGTGGDQVEFYGHTNYASKLVTGGFYYRNPNNRSNVYSIDGGETLLVGDVQEAKGLGVGVSNCPTVRVVDGTPDPAAFAAVRNDPNCFTFHQPFLGAPNGLPGGFTPQFGGDVYDYSFVSGLRGTLANGLHWDVSGSTGRNHVQTFIFDTVNASLGPDSPTRFEPNLLQQTQNSFNTDLSYAASDMVNVAGGFEWRNEQYHLGEGDPASWAIGPYGSQGFSSASNGYNGTRPENAGTWDRANYAFYGDVELHGGANDWNVGGAVRVEDFYDSFGTTINGKLSARYGFTDIFALRAAVSSGFRAPTPGQQNVLNVTTEFDYALNDLINNGTIPSTSPVAALRGGVALQPEQSINYSLGAVVDTGGPFTFTADFFRVDVSDRLTITRNYNLSENEVETLLADGITEAGNLAAFRFFVNDFSTLTQGVDLVASWTPLAIGGRTTFTGVFNFTDTDVTEFSAEHFDTDRVTSLTLGLPRIRWNFGATHTTSHWTLMARMHYYGSYWDREDARSAMGVANSHLYPLYAGKPLVDVELGIPIKNVTLSVGAQNVFNTYPDENPGALAGVGNRYGQFGPFGFNGGYYYVRVGYTWGNNF; encoded by the coding sequence ATGGCGTCATCGTTTCCGCGAAAGCAGTGGTTTCCTGAATGGCTGTGCTTGCGCGCAGCCGGCGTACTTGCAATACCGATTCTGGCAACGGTAATGGCTACGGGTTCTGTTGCCGGCCAATGTCTTGAGGTCCGGGTCCTGGATCAGTCAGCCGCGGCAATAGCGGGCGCGTCGGTCCTGATTGGAGATCAGGAACAGACCACCGACGAATCCGGTACGGTGGAATTCTGCGATCTGGGCCCGGCTCCCCATGCGGTCGTGATAGTCGCACCCAACTTCCAGGTGCTGGAAGACCTGGTGGACAAGTCCGAGGGCAGAGTCTCTTTCACACTGGAGGTTTTGCTGGAGACCGAACTGATCGTGGTCGGGACTCGTGCCGAAGCGCGGTCCAGCACCGAGTCGATGGTTCCCGTCGACGTGATCGGCGGCACGGATTTCACCAATCAGGGGGCGACTGACGTCACCGACCTGATGCGCACGCTGACACCCTCCTTCAACGTCAACACCCAGCCCATCAGCGACGCGGCCACCATCGTGCGGCCGGCCAACCTGCGCAACATGGCCCCGGACCACACGCTGATCCTCGTCAACGGCAAGCGCCGCCACCGCGCGGCCGTCATCGCCTGGCTGGGCAATGGTATCGCCGACGGAGCGCAGGGGCCGGATCTGTCCACCATACCCGCCATCGCTCTGCGGCAGGTCGAGGTGCTGCGCGACGGCGCGGCCGCGCAATACGGTTCCGACGCCATTGCCGGCGTCATCAACTTCGAGTTGAAGAACGCCCGCTCCGGGGGCAGCATGGAATTCCGCACCGGCCAGTACTTCGACGAGAACGACGGGGACGCGGGCTCGTGCGGTGCCATCGGCCGCTCGTGCAACGGCATCGGCGGTCGCGGCAGGAACTTCGCTTTCGCCGGTAACGTGGGTCTGCCGCTCGGCCCCGAAGGGTTCCTGAACGTCAGTGTCGAGTACGGCGGCACGAACCCCACCAATCGGGCCATCAATGACAGCGGTACGGCGGCGGTGATCAACGGCGGCAACACCAACGTGCGCACCACGTCGCGTGTCTGGGGCGTGCCGCTGGTCGAGGACGACCTGAAGCTGTTCGCCAACTTCGGCACCGGCGGGGACCAGGTGGAGTTCTACGGCCATACGAACTACGCCAGTAAACTGGTGACCGGCGGGTTCTACTACCGGAATCCCAACAACCGCAGCAACGTTTATTCGATCGACGGCGGCGAGACGTTGTTGGTCGGCGACGTGCAGGAGGCGAAGGGCCTGGGCGTGGGCGTGTCCAATTGCCCGACGGTCAGAGTCGTCGACGGCACGCCGGATCCGGCCGCCTTCGCGGCGGTCCGCAACGATCCGAACTGCTTCACATTCCACCAGCCGTTCCTTGGCGCACCGAACGGCCTGCCGGGCGGCTTCACGCCCCAGTTCGGCGGCGACGTCTACGATTACTCATTTGTCTCCGGCTTGCGCGGGACCCTGGCGAACGGACTGCACTGGGACGTCAGCGGTTCCACCGGCCGGAACCACGTGCAGACCTTCATCTTTGACACGGTCAACGCCTCTCTCGGCCCCGACAGCCCGACCCGGTTCGAGCCGAACCTGCTGCAGCAGACTCAAAACAGCTTCAACACGGACCTGTCGTACGCCGCGAGCGACATGGTCAACGTCGCCGGGGGCTTCGAGTGGCGGAACGAGCAGTACCACCTCGGCGAAGGTGATCCGGCGTCCTGGGCGATCGGCCCTTACGGGTCTCAGGGCTTCAGCTCCGCCTCCAACGGCTACAACGGCACGCGGCCCGAGAACGCCGGCACCTGGGACCGCGCCAATTACGCGTTTTACGGCGATGTCGAACTGCACGGCGGCGCCAACGACTGGAACGTCGGTGGCGCGGTACGCGTCGAGGACTTCTACGACAGCTTCGGCACGACCATAAACGGCAAGCTGTCGGCGCGCTACGGCTTCACCGACATCTTCGCGTTGCGTGCCGCGGTCAGCAGCGGCTTCCGCGCCCCGACGCCGGGTCAGCAGAACGTGCTGAACGTAACGACCGAGTTCGACTACGCGCTGAACGACCTGATCAACAACGGCACCATCCCGTCCACGTCGCCGGTCGCGGCGCTTCGGGGCGGGGTGGCACTGCAGCCGGAACAGTCGATCAACTACTCGCTCGGGGCGGTTGTCGACACCGGTGGGCCGTTCACCTTCACCGCCGACTTTTTCCGCGTCGACGTGTCGGACCGGCTCACCATCACGAGGAACTACAACCTTTCGGAAAACGAGGTCGAGACGCTGCTGGCCGACGGGATTACCGAAGCCGGCAACCTTGCCGCGTTCCGCTTCTTCGTGAACGACTTCTCGACCCTCACGCAGGGGGTCGATCTCGTCGCGTCCTGGACGCCGCTGGCCATCGGCGGGCGGACCACGTTCACCGGCGTCTTCAACTTCACCGACACGGACGTGACCGAGTTCAGCGCGGAGCACTTCGACACGGACCGGGTCACGTCGCTGACCCTGGGGCTGCCGAGGATTCGCTGGAACTTCGGGGCCACCCACACCACAAGCCACTGGACCCTGATGGCCCGGATGCACTACTACGGTTCGTACTGGGATCGGGAGGACGCGCGCTCGGCGATGGGCGTGGCAAATTCGCACCTGTATCCGCTGTACGCCGGCAAACCGCTGGTCGACGTCGAGCTCGGCATCCCGATCAAAAACGTCACGCTGTCGGTCGGAGCGCAGAACGTCTTCAATACCTACCCGGACGAGAATCCGGGCGCCCTGGCCGGAGTGGGCAACCGCTACGGCCAGTTCGGGCCGTTCGGCTTCAACGGCGGCTACTACTATGTCCGGGTCGGCTACACCTGGGGCAACAACTTCTAG
- a CDS encoding Gfo/Idh/MocA family oxidoreductase: protein MSQSSIHRRSFLSRSAGAGLALAGFPGILSARNVNNNINVGIVGPGGRGTGLLKQFLKSGDQYGARMTAVCDLWNYRRDRAASLVEEKEGRAPKIYRHHEEILADKEIDALIIATPDHAHAQILKLAADAGMDAYCEKPMSNVLSEANEALDAVRKAGVIVQIGTQRRANSRYRKATRMIADGLIGDVVKVDLHWSFYSPYRWARKKKDLLMARESDLDWNTWLMGRPQRPFDPRIFRSFRLFKDFSSGIIDQWMSHGIDLAHMLTGVSYPVSAVSHGGIYKWKDYRENPDTQEVTLEYRKGDGKFLAVYSTNWINGYGNGTRVHGTLGSFEGESFSNPDSDWLFSGQGVNADGKIQDRIVVPRESVDMDEMGMAHMNNWLDAVRSRDSKRLYCPVEAGYGHSIACIMATDAYWSGKRMVFDPKTRIIHAG, encoded by the coding sequence ATGAGTCAATCGTCCATTCACCGGCGCTCCTTCCTGTCCCGTTCGGCGGGGGCAGGGTTGGCGTTGGCGGGGTTTCCCGGAATCCTCAGCGCCCGCAACGTCAACAACAACATCAACGTGGGGATCGTCGGTCCGGGCGGGCGCGGCACTGGTCTCCTGAAGCAGTTCCTCAAGAGCGGAGACCAATACGGAGCCCGCATGACGGCGGTCTGCGATCTCTGGAACTACCGCCGCGACCGGGCCGCTTCGCTGGTGGAGGAGAAGGAGGGCCGGGCGCCCAAGATCTACCGTCACCACGAGGAGATCCTGGCGGACAAGGAGATCGATGCCCTCATCATCGCCACTCCCGACCACGCGCACGCCCAGATTCTCAAGCTGGCCGCCGACGCCGGGATGGACGCCTACTGCGAGAAACCCATGTCCAACGTGCTCTCCGAGGCAAACGAGGCCCTGGACGCAGTGCGCAAGGCGGGCGTCATTGTCCAGATCGGAACCCAGAGGCGCGCCAATTCCCGGTACCGGAAGGCCACCCGGATGATTGCCGACGGACTGATCGGCGACGTGGTCAAGGTGGATCTCCACTGGAGCTTCTACAGCCCCTACCGCTGGGCCCGGAAGAAAAAGGACCTCCTGATGGCCCGGGAGAGCGACCTGGACTGGAACACCTGGCTCATGGGACGGCCGCAGCGGCCCTTCGATCCCCGCATCTTTCGCAGCTTCCGACTGTTCAAGGACTTTTCCAGCGGAATCATCGACCAGTGGATGAGCCACGGGATCGATCTGGCCCACATGTTGACCGGAGTCTCCTATCCGGTGAGCGCCGTGTCCCACGGCGGGATCTACAAATGGAAGGACTACCGGGAGAATCCCGACACCCAGGAGGTCACCCTGGAGTACCGGAAGGGGGACGGCAAGTTCCTCGCCGTCTACTCCACCAACTGGATCAACGGTTACGGCAACGGCACCCGGGTCCACGGCACCCTGGGGAGCTTCGAGGGGGAGTCCTTCTCCAACCCCGACTCCGATTGGCTGTTTTCCGGCCAGGGTGTGAACGCCGACGGCAAGATCCAGGATCGCATCGTGGTTCCCAGAGAGTCCGTGGACATGGACGAAATGGGAATGGCTCACATGAACAACTGGCTGGACGCCGTCCGCAGCCGCGACTCCAAGAGGCTGTATTGTCCCGTCGAGGCCGGTTACGGTCACTCCATCGCGTGCATCATGGCGACCGACGCCTACTGGAGCGGAAAGCGCATGGTGTTCGATCCGAAAACACGGATCATTCATGCCGGCTGA
- a CDS encoding TonB-dependent receptor encodes MCHERAKSPGHKSRNSWIALIPILLAAFIPAAAQVLTSRVDGTVRDQTGAVLPGVSVTLTNAGTNAAVDAVTSDIGLYVFPQVPRGIYGITAQLPGFKTAVVEGVRVELDTPASVDVVLEVGGVDEQVTVSAAATQAVINQVNAEINTNLNREQVKELPLNGRNVTQLALTQAGVTSVGGARTASINGTRGTFNNFTLDGINNQDTFIRTDSLFGVIPVRESFIEEINITTANSEVDAGMGASQTQFVTRSGTNEFHGELYYYHLNDALNATDFFNNAAGVPKERLLNHQYGFSLGGPILKDKLFFFVNYEREPSPSTVSVVRTVLRNSARAGNFTYVRQDTGEPATLNLFELTGLSPDPAIQSLVSLTPPPNDATVGDGRNTAGFRFNSPDSSTGEWIVFRGDYEINASHSLAGTFHQFTLDVPNSAFNGIDAVFPGLPGAGQGSDRRLGSFSLRSGLSPTVTNEGRFGFQVASVGFFTNETFAPGYRLSLAGGFSNPVQDFMAQGRDTRNLDAMDNLTWVTGNHTIKFGGGVRWTQVDNFNDEGIVPTYYLGFGPGNPDPLVPGLFPGGISSSDLSAASGILATLAGVVDEADQTFNAAAVGSGYVDGASETSILNQNFVNIYLADTWRVTPEFTLNFGFRWEFHSVPDETRGLALLPVGGPESVLDPNAVIDFAGASNGRPFFKNDMNNYAPSIGFAWRISDNTVLRAGYGLNYVVDNNITTVLNAMRGNDGLSLTQTVTGISGTVSSGGLVPIPVPEFKVPRTARDQVLADPTTALFTIDENMRTPYVQQWNIGLQHEFLQNTAVELRYVGNHGIKLTRAIDLNQVLLPPEFVADFRRAQRNLAAYGSPYAGEPLQIFPQLGFAGFLQSGGVQNWIRNGEIGQYIGGFLAPNRVFFFNGEGGERFGATLPISFFLRNPNAFVADVVGNNAFSKYNGLQFEIRRQFRGGFSGQFNYTWGKVLTNFAGSQSNFRGYFDNAQQHLEIMRPDFDITHTYNANWVWEIPFGKGRRWMSGGGFMDYIAGGWDLSGFLRIRSGEVVNLISGRGTINRGGSRALTNTVHLLGMDNRELQNKTGSFRDSQGRVILFDHRLIADGGGMESRYFANPAMLEAGSLGLSPVSGPWYASLDLGVRKSFPIPVTEESRLQLRLDFFNSLNRTNFAVTNKGIGITGLGVTNMHNPNSPLFGQISSAFSPRTIQVGMKISF; translated from the coding sequence ATGTGCCATGAAAGAGCCAAATCGCCAGGTCACAAATCACGAAACAGCTGGATCGCGCTGATACCGATCCTGCTGGCCGCGTTCATCCCGGCGGCGGCGCAGGTTCTCACCTCCCGGGTCGACGGGACGGTGCGGGACCAGACCGGCGCCGTCCTGCCCGGGGTTTCGGTGACGCTGACCAACGCCGGCACCAATGCCGCCGTGGACGCGGTCACAAGTGACATCGGCCTCTACGTGTTTCCGCAGGTGCCCCGCGGCATCTACGGGATCACGGCCCAACTGCCCGGGTTCAAGACGGCGGTCGTCGAAGGGGTCCGGGTCGAGTTGGACACTCCCGCCTCGGTGGACGTGGTGCTGGAGGTCGGCGGGGTTGACGAACAGGTGACGGTGAGCGCGGCTGCGACGCAGGCCGTCATCAACCAGGTCAACGCCGAAATCAACACCAACCTCAACCGGGAGCAGGTCAAGGAACTTCCCCTGAACGGCCGCAACGTGACCCAACTGGCGCTCACCCAGGCCGGAGTGACCAGCGTAGGCGGGGCCAGAACAGCCTCCATCAACGGCACTCGGGGGACCTTCAACAACTTCACCCTGGACGGGATCAACAACCAGGACACGTTCATCCGGACCGATTCCCTGTTCGGCGTCATTCCGGTCCGTGAGAGCTTCATCGAGGAGATCAACATCACCACCGCCAACTCGGAGGTCGACGCCGGTATGGGAGCCTCTCAGACGCAGTTCGTGACCCGTTCCGGCACCAATGAGTTCCATGGGGAGTTGTACTACTATCATCTGAACGACGCCCTCAACGCCACCGACTTCTTCAACAACGCGGCCGGCGTGCCCAAGGAGAGGCTTCTGAACCATCAGTACGGCTTCAGCCTGGGCGGTCCCATCCTGAAGGACAAGCTCTTCTTCTTCGTCAACTATGAGCGGGAGCCCAGCCCTTCGACCGTCTCCGTCGTCCGGACGGTTCTGAGGAACTCGGCCCGCGCCGGGAATTTCACCTACGTCCGGCAGGACACCGGCGAGCCGGCCACGCTGAACCTGTTCGAGCTCACGGGACTGAGTCCGGACCCGGCCATCCAGTCCCTGGTGAGCCTGACCCCGCCGCCCAATGACGCCACCGTGGGCGACGGAAGAAACACCGCCGGCTTCCGGTTCAACAGCCCCGATTCCTCCACGGGCGAATGGATCGTCTTCCGGGGAGACTACGAGATCAACGCCAGCCACTCCCTCGCCGGCACGTTTCACCAGTTCACGCTGGATGTTCCCAACTCCGCGTTCAACGGTATCGATGCCGTCTTCCCGGGTCTTCCGGGCGCGGGCCAGGGCTCCGACCGCCGGCTGGGATCCTTCTCCCTCAGGAGTGGGCTGAGTCCGACCGTCACCAACGAGGGGCGGTTCGGTTTCCAGGTCGCCAGTGTCGGCTTCTTCACCAACGAGACATTTGCGCCGGGGTACCGGCTCAGTTTGGCCGGCGGATTCTCGAATCCGGTACAGGACTTCATGGCCCAGGGCCGCGACACCCGCAACCTGGACGCCATGGACAACCTGACCTGGGTCACCGGAAATCACACCATCAAATTCGGGGGAGGCGTTCGCTGGACCCAGGTCGACAATTTCAACGATGAAGGAATCGTGCCGACCTACTATCTCGGTTTCGGCCCCGGAAATCCGGACCCGCTGGTTCCCGGCCTCTTCCCCGGCGGGATCTCTTCCAGTGACCTGAGCGCGGCCTCCGGGATCCTGGCGACGCTGGCCGGAGTCGTCGACGAGGCGGATCAGACGTTCAACGCCGCGGCGGTCGGTTCCGGCTACGTCGACGGGGCTTCTGAAACCAGCATCCTGAATCAGAATTTCGTCAACATCTATCTCGCGGATACCTGGCGCGTCACCCCCGAATTCACCTTGAACTTCGGGTTTCGATGGGAATTTCATTCGGTCCCGGACGAGACCCGGGGATTGGCCCTGCTGCCGGTGGGAGGCCCCGAGTCCGTGCTCGATCCCAATGCCGTCATCGATTTCGCGGGAGCTTCCAACGGCAGGCCGTTCTTCAAGAACGACATGAACAATTATGCTCCCAGCATCGGGTTCGCGTGGCGAATCTCGGACAATACGGTCCTCCGTGCCGGATACGGCTTGAACTACGTGGTCGACAACAACATCACCACGGTGCTCAACGCGATGCGGGGCAACGATGGTTTGAGCCTGACGCAAACCGTCACCGGGATCAGCGGCACCGTCAGCAGCGGCGGCCTGGTGCCGATTCCGGTACCCGAGTTCAAGGTCCCCAGAACCGCGCGCGACCAGGTTCTGGCCGATCCCACGACGGCCCTTTTCACTATCGACGAGAACATGAGAACCCCGTATGTCCAGCAATGGAACATCGGCCTCCAGCACGAGTTCCTGCAGAACACTGCCGTGGAGTTGCGCTACGTGGGGAACCACGGCATCAAGCTGACCCGCGCCATCGACCTGAATCAGGTCCTGCTGCCGCCGGAATTCGTGGCGGACTTCAGGCGCGCTCAGAGGAATCTGGCCGCCTATGGAAGTCCCTACGCCGGCGAACCGTTGCAGATCTTTCCCCAACTCGGCTTTGCCGGATTCCTTCAGTCCGGCGGCGTCCAGAACTGGATTCGGAACGGTGAGATCGGGCAGTACATCGGCGGGTTCCTGGCGCCGAACCGGGTGTTCTTCTTCAACGGCGAAGGGGGAGAGAGGTTCGGAGCAACCCTGCCCATCAGCTTCTTCCTGCGCAATCCCAACGCCTTCGTCGCCGACGTGGTCGGTAACAATGCGTTCTCCAAGTACAATGGGCTCCAGTTCGAGATCCGGCGGCAATTCCGCGGCGGATTCTCGGGCCAGTTCAACTACACCTGGGGCAAGGTGCTGACGAATTTCGCCGGCTCCCAGTCCAATTTCCGCGGTTACTTCGACAACGCCCAGCAGCACCTGGAGATCATGCGCCCCGACTTCGACATCACCCACACCTACAACGCCAACTGGGTCTGGGAGATTCCCTTCGGCAAAGGGCGCAGGTGGATGAGCGGCGGCGGATTCATGGACTATATTGCCGGCGGATGGGACCTCAGCGGATTCTTGAGGATCCGTTCCGGCGAGGTCGTCAACCTCATCTCCGGAAGAGGAACCATCAACCGCGGCGGCTCCCGAGCGTTGACCAATACGGTTCATCTCCTGGGAATGGATAACCGCGAGCTCCAGAACAAGACCGGGTCCTTCCGCGACTCGCAGGGCCGCGTGATCCTGTTCGACCACCGCCTGATTGCAGACGGCGGAGGAATGGAATCGAGGTACTTTGCGAATCCCGCGATGCTCGAAGCGGGGTCGCTGGGACTGTCCCCCGTCAGTGGGCCCTGGTACGCGTCATTGGATCTCGGGGTGCGCAAGAGCTTCCCGATCCCGGTGACGGAGGAATCGCGGCTCCAACTCCGGTTGGACTTCTTCAACAGTCTCAATCGCACCAATTTCGCCGTCACCAACAAGGGCATCGGCATCACCGGCCTCGGCGTCACCAACATGCACAATCCCAACAGCCCGCTGTTCGGCCAGATCAGCTCCGCCTTCTCTCCCCGGACGATCCAGGTGGGGATGAAGATCAGTTTCTAG
- a CDS encoding gamma-glutamyltransferase family protein, with translation MFDRKTPAALILTATLLLETTLPSGSLMGAKGTRTEARGLRGAVAAGHPLVAGIGMEIFHQGGNAVDSGVAMILAASVVEFNSFGFGGEMPTLIYSPRERRVVAVNGNTRTPRAASIEWFRQQGYRLIPGDGFLPAGVCAVLAAVVLSLDRYGTLSFSQIVQGAIRLADGFPVDERWRRGVGRKKSEKYRGAETFRREWPSSGEAFLHDGRVPEVGEVTRLPDLARTFRRLADAEKRALKKGAGRSEALRAVHDYFYKGPIARQLVRFSREFKVRDNEGGYHHSLLTEEDFADYEARIQEPWSFDYRGYQVYKCGPWTQGPVFLQQLALLEGYDLAALKHNSADYLHLWLETAKLAHADKEKYYGDPDFVYVPRQGLLSRAYAKLRRKLIDWKTASLELRPGDPFPFDAHPEKRPANLSLAPVQPGLRDDGTTGVRAVDSHGTIFSSTPSGGWPASSPIVPGLGFCLGSRVQMFYLEEGLAKSLAPGKQPSTSLTPTLVTRDGRPWLGFGMPGGDVQDQGTLHFFLNVVDFGMGLQDALDAPKVWTRHFPGLFYPHRAYPGRAVLEGRLANLEEIADDLRGRGHDVQIANPWSGDNTMVVMIDPKTGTLVSATNPRMEGSTALAW, from the coding sequence ATGTTCGACAGAAAAACGCCGGCGGCTTTGATTCTGACGGCAACTCTCCTGCTGGAGACGACCCTCCCGTCCGGATCTCTCATGGGCGCGAAAGGCACTCGGACCGAGGCCCGGGGACTTCGGGGCGCGGTGGCGGCCGGGCATCCCCTGGTGGCCGGCATCGGAATGGAGATCTTTCATCAGGGAGGCAACGCCGTGGACTCGGGCGTGGCCATGATCCTGGCGGCCTCCGTGGTGGAGTTCAATTCCTTCGGATTCGGGGGCGAGATGCCCACCCTCATCTATTCCCCCCGGGAACGGCGGGTGGTGGCGGTCAACGGCAACACCCGCACCCCCCGGGCGGCCAGCATCGAATGGTTCCGCCAGCAAGGATACCGGCTGATTCCGGGAGACGGCTTCCTGCCGGCGGGAGTCTGCGCCGTACTGGCGGCGGTGGTCCTGAGCCTGGACCGGTACGGGACCCTCAGCTTCTCCCAGATCGTTCAGGGCGCCATCCGCCTGGCCGACGGGTTTCCGGTGGACGAACGCTGGCGCCGGGGCGTGGGCCGGAAGAAATCGGAAAAATACCGGGGAGCCGAGACCTTCCGCCGGGAGTGGCCCAGTTCGGGCGAGGCTTTTCTTCACGACGGCCGGGTCCCCGAGGTGGGGGAGGTGACCCGTCTCCCCGATCTGGCCCGCACCTTCCGCCGGTTGGCTGACGCCGAGAAGAGGGCGTTGAAGAAGGGAGCCGGCCGCAGCGAGGCGCTACGGGCCGTTCACGATTACTTCTACAAGGGCCCCATCGCCCGGCAACTGGTCCGATTCTCCCGGGAGTTCAAGGTTCGGGACAACGAAGGAGGCTATCACCACAGCCTTTTGACGGAGGAGGATTTCGCCGACTACGAAGCCCGGATCCAGGAGCCGTGGAGCTTCGACTACCGGGGATACCAGGTCTACAAGTGCGGACCCTGGACCCAGGGACCGGTCTTCCTGCAGCAGTTGGCGCTACTGGAAGGCTACGACCTGGCGGCGCTCAAGCACAATAGCGCCGACTACCTGCACCTCTGGTTGGAAACCGCCAAGCTGGCCCACGCCGACAAGGAGAAGTACTACGGGGATCCCGACTTCGTCTACGTTCCCCGGCAGGGCCTCCTCTCCCGCGCCTATGCCAAGCTGAGGCGGAAGCTCATCGATTGGAAGACCGCTTCTCTGGAACTGCGCCCCGGCGACCCCTTTCCCTTCGACGCCCACCCCGAGAAGCGCCCCGCCAATCTGAGCCTGGCTCCGGTCCAACCGGGTTTGCGGGATGACGGGACCACCGGAGTTCGGGCCGTGGACTCCCACGGGACCATTTTCTCCTCCACTCCGAGCGGGGGCTGGCCCGCATCCTCTCCCATCGTGCCCGGCCTGGGATTCTGCCTGGGCAGCCGGGTGCAGATGTTTTACCTGGAGGAGGGTTTGGCCAAGTCTCTGGCCCCGGGCAAGCAGCCCTCCACCAGCCTGACTCCGACTTTGGTCACCAGGGACGGGCGCCCCTGGTTGGGATTCGGCATGCCGGGAGGAGACGTCCAGGACCAGGGGACGTTGCACTTCTTCCTGAACGTGGTGGACTTCGGGATGGGTCTGCAGGACGCGTTGGACGCGCCCAAGGTCTGGACCCGCCATTTCCCCGGCCTCTTCTACCCCCACCGCGCGTATCCCGGACGGGCCGTCCTGGAAGGTCGCCTGGCCAACCTGGAGGAAATCGCCGACGACCTCCGCGGGAGGGGGCACGACGTGCAGATCGCCAATCCCTGGAGCGGGGACAACACCATGGTGGTCATGATCGATCCCAAGACGGGGACCCTGGTGTCCGCCACCAATCCCCGCATGGAAGGGAGCACCGCCCTGGCCTGGTAA